From uncultured Desulfobacter sp.:
GTACGTTCTTTCATTGCATTTCCTCCTCGAGTTGGCGGTCTGGTTCTCCTGCCGGAGGTATCGCGGGCCGCCATCTCATTTTTTAAAATAAAAACTTTAAATAAGGATAATAATTTGATTGTTTTTCATTGGACATTCCTTTGAGTCTACTTGGTAATCCAGGCTATGATATCTTCTTTTTTGGGTACTTTTCCGGTACATTTCACCTCGCCGTCCACAATGACGGAAGGGGTTCCAAAGACACCGTAGGAAGCAATTTGCATCATATCAGTTACTTTCTCCACGCTGGCGTCAACCCCAGTCTCTTCCACCACTTCCTTGATCAGTTTTTCAGCTTTTACACATTTGGCACATCCAGGTCCCAATATTTTGATTTCCATGTTTAAACTCCTTCAAGTTTGATTTGTTTGTTCAGTTCATCAACTATTTGATTTATTGAATCAGGTATCAGGCGAATTACTGATCCGCTGAAACCACCTTTATTTTTTTTGTAAATATTTTTTGGCGCAATTTTGTTTTGTTCCGCTATTTTCTTTATAGTCAGATCTTCCTTGACCTTAATGCCTGAAGCGGCAAGGGCCAGGCTGCCCCATGGACTTGATATTCCTCCCGATTTTTTTGGAAAACGTTTTCAAAGAAGATCGTTCTGTCTGGCCGTAAGTTGGTTCTCCGTATTTTTGAGTATAAGCGCCCCTTATCCCACCTCTTATTTTCAGAATAGAGGAAAACGGCGGGATTTGGATATATGTACCCACTATAAATACCAGGATGATGACCAAGGCAAGGTTGAATTCTTTGGTAAAGATTTTTAAATTTCGGGCGTTATCCTTCAGATAGGTCATCATGGGTTTCCAGTTATAGTAGATATGAAAACCCAGGCTGAGAATAAAAAGGATGCCTACATTTATGTGAATGCCGCCCCATTGCTCCATAGTAAGTCCCCAGAGGTGCCAGTTGGCCCAATACGCAGCCCGGCCCTTGGGAACAATGTAGAGAACAACGCTGGTTACTATGGTCATAATAAAGGACAGTGCAGAAATCAACGATACGACCCTTCTAATTTTCATTCCATGCCTCCCCACATATTGGCATATTTATCCCGGCCTTATAGTACAAAAAGTTGTTTGATTGGCTATTTCAGCACTTTCCAGTTGTTTAAAAGCTGCTCAGCAACCCCAAAAGTTTATTATATAGAGTTGTAATATTGGAAAATAAAATGTCGGAACCATCGTAAAGCACCATGTTAAACAAGTAGCCCACAAACAGAATGCCGCAGGCAACAACGCAGACAAATACAGCGATCAGTCTGGGTTTTAACACTTTTCTTAGAATCACCATCTCCGGCAAAGAGAGCGCAATAACACTCATCATGAATGCCAGGACAGAACCCAGTGCAGCCCCTTTGCCCAAAAGAGCTTCAACTACGGGAATTATGCCGGCAGCATTGGAATACATGGGAACTCCGATGACCACGGACAGGGGCACAGACCACCATGTCCCTTTGCCCATAATAGACGCCATCATACCTTCAGGCACAAATCCATGGATTCCTGCTCCCACTGCAATGCCGAGTATGACATAGATCCAGACCCGGCCGATAATCTCTTTAACGGCATCCCAGCCGTAAATAAACCTGTCATTCCAGGTTAGTTTATCCTCTTCTATTTCAGCCGCGGCCATATTGGCCTGGGTCACCCAGCCCTCAATGTGGTTTTCAAGCTTTAAACGCCCGATAACCCATCCGGCAGCAATGGCGATGAAAAGTCCGGTCCCCATGTACAGGGCAGCCACTTTCCAGCCTAGAAGCCCGTATAAAAGACCCACGGCAATTTCATTAACCATGGGGGCCGCAATTAAAAAGGAGAACGTAACCCCAAGTGGCACCCCTGCCGTGACAAAACCGATGAAAAGCGGCACGGCAGAACAGGAACAAAACGGGGTGATAATCCCCAGAAGGGCTGCAAAAATATTGCCTGCAAATTCACTTTTCCCGGAAAGAAAGGCACGGGTCTTCTCCGGGGTGAAAAAACTGCGCATAACGCCTACGCCAAAGACAACCAGAAAAAGCAGCATCATAACTTTCGGCGTATCATAAAGAAAAAATTCGATTGATTCCCCCAGGTGAGAACCCTTGCCGATTTGCAGCAGGCTGTATGTCAGCCATTTGGATAATCCAGGCAGCTGCCGGTAAATCATCCACCACAGAACAACGCCGGCGGCTCCCATGAAAAGATTCAGCATTAATGCAGACTCGTTCTTTTGAACTAAACGGATGTTCGATATGTTTTTCATATTCACTCCACTACTTTTTTACATATAGGTACTTGCTTAATTTTTTGACGCCTTACCAACAGTATCATACCGATCGATATCCGGGAGAAGCTTAGTCAGTTCTTTAATCTGCTTATCACTATCCAGCCAGTGTTTCAGATTTCCGATCATGCTGGCGGCAAATGGGGAATCACCGCCGTCCGATAAAGCGTAATTCACCCACAATCCATCCTTAAAGCTTTTGACCAGATCCGCATCCTCAAGGATTTTTAAATGCTTGCTCGTGGTAGACTGGGCAATCCCCAGTAAATGTTGTATTTCGCAGACACATAAAGGACGCTTCTGGAGAATTTTCACCATTTTAACCCTGTTGGGATCGGATAATGCTTTCATGACTTTGATAAATGCTTTCATGACTGTATCCCCATCTATGCATCCTGCTGTGTTTTGAGTTTGTCTGTATGTTTCAAGTGTCGACTCTTTAATTGTGTTTCTGCTGGAACTGATTCAACCGATTTTACTTTACGTTTGATGACCAAAGGCGGCGACCTCATCACGCAATAACCGGCAATTTCCTTGAATACGTAGTCAATGCCTGCAAGGTCTATGTTATATCTTCCAACCGTATTCTGTCCCACCATTAGTACGTTTCTCCTCTTGCTTTTATAAATCGTTAAATGCGAATATATGAATTCGCATCTCGATTGTCAAGCAATGGGCAGAATATTTTTAAACGGTCAGGTTCACGCTTACCCCTGCTTTTTATTGACGTCTTTGTCTTTTATAAATATGCCAAGCTTATGATCCGTCCAGACTTCTGCGATCAGACCTATGCCGACCAGAATAAAAGGAATGCTCAGCCACTGCCCTGTATTCAAAATCACCTGTGTGTTGTAGGCGGCCTGGGGAACCTTGAAAAACTCCAAAAAAATCCGGCTGGAAAAAACAAGAACAAGAAATAGACCTGAGATCAGCCCTTGGGTATTCCGGGCCGTATCTTTGCGGTAGGTCATCCCAAGAATAATAAAAACCAGCAGACAGGCCAGCGATTCGTACAACTGACTGGGATGCCTTGGCAGGGGATCAACACGTTGAAACACCACAGCCCATGGCATGACCGTTGACCGGCCGATAATTTCCGAGTTAAAAAAGTTACCCAACCGGATCAACGCACCGCCAAAGGCAGCCGGCAGGGCAATTCGGTCCAGCAGCCATAAAAAGCCCTGGTCTTTTTTTGTGTGTGAATAGATCAAGAGGGCTGCAAGAATGCCTGCGGCCCCACCGTGGCTGGCCAGCCCCCCTTCCCATATTTTTAAAATCTGAACCGGATGCCCCAGGTAGTATGCCGGATCGTAAAACAGACAGTGGCCGAGCCGGGCACCGATGATCGTACCCAATACCATGTGATTCATCAAAGAGGTTAGATCCTGGACCGGCCGGCTCTCCTTTTTATAAATAGCTGTCATGAGAATATGGCCGGCGGCAAATGCTCCGGCGAAAAACAAGCCGTACCACCTGATTGTAACGGGGCCTGCCGAAAAAATAACCGGGGACATATCCCAGACAAAATAAGCACGGGTCACGGCTGAATATCCCCAAAGACCCGAACTCTTATTTCCTTTTTCAGAGGGATATCTCCATGAAAAAAAACTGAATCCACATCACTTGAAACCATATTTTTTCAGTTTGTACCTGAGCATCCGTTCGCTGATTCCAAGCTGCAGGGCTGCGTTGGTCTGATGACCGTCGCAGCTCTTCAGGGCCTGGGCCACCATCCGGGACTCCAGTTCTTCCAGATTTTCTTTGAGCGACCCCTTTGACGGTGGAAGAGGCTCTTTAAACGGAAGGTCACTGATACCAATCATCTCTCCATGGCAAAGTACCACGGCGCGTTCAATAATATTTTCCAATTCCCTGACATTGCCCGGGAAATCATATTTCACAAGACACCCCATGGCTTCTGACGAGATCCTGAAAATTTTTTTATCGGTTCTGCGTACAAATCGGTCCACAAAAAACTCAGCCAGTGCCGGGATATCATCTTTACGCTCACGCAGGGGGGGAATCTGCAATGTGACCACATTGATTCTGAAAAAAAGATCCTCCCTGAACACGCCTTTTTTGATATCTTCTTTGAGATTCCGGTTCGTGGCACTGATAATCCTGACATCCGAGGTTAATGTCCGCTCTGCTCCCACC
This genomic window contains:
- a CDS encoding permease, with translation MKNISNIRLVQKNESALMLNLFMGAAGVVLWWMIYRQLPGLSKWLTYSLLQIGKGSHLGESIEFFLYDTPKVMMLLFLVVFGVGVMRSFFTPEKTRAFLSGKSEFAGNIFAALLGIITPFCSCSAVPLFIGFVTAGVPLGVTFSFLIAAPMVNEIAVGLLYGLLGWKVAALYMGTGLFIAIAAGWVIGRLKLENHIEGWVTQANMAAAEIEEDKLTWNDRFIYGWDAVKEIIGRVWIYVILGIAVGAGIHGFVPEGMMASIMGKGTWWSVPLSVVIGVPMYSNAAGIIPVVEALLGKGAALGSVLAFMMSVIALSLPEMVILRKVLKPRLIAVFVCVVACGILFVGYLFNMVLYDGSDILFSNITTLYNKLLGLLSSF
- the lgt gene encoding prolipoprotein diacylglyceryl transferase; translation: MTRAYFVWDMSPVIFSAGPVTIRWYGLFFAGAFAAGHILMTAIYKKESRPVQDLTSLMNHMVLGTIIGARLGHCLFYDPAYYLGHPVQILKIWEGGLASHGGAAGILAALLIYSHTKKDQGFLWLLDRIALPAAFGGALIRLGNFFNSEIIGRSTVMPWAVVFQRVDPLPRHPSQLYESLACLLVFIILGMTYRKDTARNTQGLISGLFLVLVFSSRIFLEFFKVPQAAYNTQVILNTGQWLSIPFILVGIGLIAEVWTDHKLGIFIKDKDVNKKQG
- a CDS encoding DUF4405 domain-containing protein, with the protein product MKIRRVVSLISALSFIMTIVTSVVLYIVPKGRAAYWANWHLWGLTMEQWGGIHINVGILFILSLGFHIYYNWKPMMTYLKDNARNLKIFTKEFNLALVIILVFIVGTYIQIPPFSSILKIRGGIRGAYTQKYGEPTYGQTERSSLKTFSKKIGRNIKSMGQPGPCRFRH
- a CDS encoding thioredoxin family protein — translated: MEIKILGPGCAKCVKAEKLIKEVVEETGVDASVEKVTDMMQIASYGVFGTPSVIVDGEVKCTGKVPKKEDIIAWITK
- a CDS encoding metalloregulator ArsR/SmtB family transcription factor, whose protein sequence is MKAFIKVMKALSDPNRVKMVKILQKRPLCVCEIQHLLGIAQSTTSKHLKILEDADLVKSFKDGLWVNYALSDGGDSPFAASMIGNLKHWLDSDKQIKELTKLLPDIDRYDTVGKASKN